A region from the Drosophila ananassae strain 14024-0371.13 chromosome 2L, ASM1763931v2, whole genome shotgun sequence genome encodes:
- the LOC6499319 gene encoding uncharacterized protein LOC6499319, with amino-acid sequence MPKPLVNSCCLCQSTRNGSVISGILAIVLSIITIVVIFTTRVHFKTIIFDSISNDVVKIILVINLCMTILISLLMIAGVLKRNHYLMVPWVVLGLMIAIGLLISVIYTAVVFFIDGYVLTGVLWLIFGLICCAVLTYCWCVVYSEYANLSEENERGRYNKQPYRR; translated from the exons ATGCCAAAGCCATTGGTAAACTCCTGCTGCCTTTGCCAGTCCACCCGGAATGGCTCCGTCATATCCGGCATCCTGGCGATAGTCCTGTCGATCATCACCATTGTGGTGATCTTCACGACCCGTGTGCATTTCAAGACTATCATCTTCGACAGCATCTCGAACGACGTCGTCAAGATAATCCTGGTGATCAACCTCTGCATGACCATCCTGATATCCCTCCTCATGATCGCAGGCGTTCTCAAG CGCAATCACTATCTGATGGTGCCTTGGGTCGTTTTGGGCCTAATGATTGCCATTGGCCTCCTGATCTCCGTCATCTACACCGCCGTCGTCTTCTTCATCGATGGCTACGTGCTGACGGGAGTTCTCTGGCTGATCTTCGGGCTAATTTGTTGCG CTGTCCTCACCTACTGCTGGTGCGTGGTCTACAGCGAATACGCCAATCTTTCAGAGGAGAACGAGCGTGGGCGATACAACAAACAGCCTTACCGCCGCTAG
- the LOC6499320 gene encoding uncharacterized protein LOC6499320 isoform X1, with protein MPDVKFLSVLPTTASASNRVTKVAISGTLLQDPQQFSVNFVNSPDCTDNITYHFKVVIPTKTIIENYKRNGEWSSLHQEKELDIFNGTGDSAKNTTLTQSITLIMNEIDQALQLSSTETSFSLEFAFNYEDSIMLVYHGKEAGFNFITQYETLFSLSDIQAVQVWGDVQKVNQFGLTYD; from the exons ATGCCCGATGTAAAGTTCCTGTCCGTGCTGCCAACTACCGCGAGTGCCTCGAACCGGGTGACAAAGGTGGCCATAAGCGGCACCCTGCTCCAGGATCCCCAACA ATTCTCGGTGAACTTTGTCAACAGCCCGGACTGCACGGACAACATCACATACCACTTTAAGGTGGTGATTCCCACCAAGACGATAATCGAGAACTACAAGCGTAATGGCGAGTGGAGCAGCCTGCACCAGGAGAAGGAACTGGACATCTTTAACGGTACAGGAGATAGTGCTAAGAATACCACATTGACCCAGAGCATCACCCTTATTATGAACGAGATTGACCAGGCCCTCCAACTTTCATCCACAGAGACTTCGTTTAGCCTTGAGTTTGCCTTCAACTACGAAGATTCCATAATGCTCGTCTACCATGGCAAGGAGGCGGGCTTCAATTTCATTACCCAGTACGAAACCCTCTTCTCACTTTCCGACATCCAAGCGGTGCAGGTGTGGGGCGATGTGCAGAAGGTCAACCAGTTTGGTCTGACCTACGACTGA
- the LOC6501266 gene encoding mesencephalic astrocyte-derived neurotrophic factor homolog: MKTAHLVVVVCFLAGALQTAVALKEEDCEVCVKTVRRFADSLDDTTKKDYRKIETSFKKFCSGQKNKEHRFCYYLGGLEESATGILNELSKPLSWSMPAEKICEKLKKKDAQICDLRYEKQIDLNSVDLKKLKVRDLKKILNDWDESCDGCLEKSDFIKRIEELKPKYAHGEL, from the exons ATGAAGACAGCACATCTGGTGGTAGTAGTCTGCTTCCTAGCCGGAGCTCTGCAAACGGCAGTGGCGCTTAAAGAGGAAGATTGCGAAG TGTGCGTCAAGACCGTGAGACGGTTCGCTGACTCTTTGGACGACACCACCAAAAAGGACTATCGCAAAATCGAGACATCTTTCAAGAAGTTCTGCTCTGGCCAAAAGAATAAGGAGCACAGATTC TGCTATTACCTCGGCGGATTGGAGGAGTCAGCTACAGGTATCTTGAATGAGTTGAGCAAACCACTAAGCTGGTCCATGCCAGCGGAAAAAATTTGCGAGAAGCTAAAAAAGAAGGATGCTCAGATCTGCGATCTGCGCTACG AAAAGCAAATCGATCTGAACAGCGTGGACCTTAAAAAGTTGAAGGTGCGCGACCTTAAGAAGATTCTCAACGATTGGGACGAaagctgtgacggttgtctgGAAAAGTCCGACTTTATTAAGCGTATTGAAGAGTTGAAGCCGAAATACGCGCACGGCGAACTGTAA
- the LOC6499320 gene encoding uncharacterized protein LOC6499320 isoform X2 encodes MPDVKFLSVLPTTASASNRVTKVAISGTLLQDPQQFSVNFVNSPDCTDNITYHFKVVIPTKTIIENYKRNGEWSSLHQEKELDIFNETSFSLEFAFNYEDSIMLVYHGKEAGFNFITQYETLFSLSDIQAVQVWGDVQKVNQFGLTYD; translated from the exons ATGCCCGATGTAAAGTTCCTGTCCGTGCTGCCAACTACCGCGAGTGCCTCGAACCGGGTGACAAAGGTGGCCATAAGCGGCACCCTGCTCCAGGATCCCCAACA ATTCTCGGTGAACTTTGTCAACAGCCCGGACTGCACGGACAACATCACATACCACTTTAAGGTGGTGATTCCCACCAAGACGATAATCGAGAACTACAAGCGTAATGGCGAGTGGAGCAGCCTGCACCAGGAGAAGGAACTGGACATCTTTAACG AGACTTCGTTTAGCCTTGAGTTTGCCTTCAACTACGAAGATTCCATAATGCTCGTCTACCATGGCAAGGAGGCGGGCTTCAATTTCATTACCCAGTACGAAACCCTCTTCTCACTTTCCGACATCCAAGCGGTGCAGGTGTGGGGCGATGTGCAGAAGGTCAACCAGTTTGGTCTGACCTACGACTGA